One stretch of Emys orbicularis isolate rEmyOrb1 chromosome 7, rEmyOrb1.hap1, whole genome shotgun sequence DNA includes these proteins:
- the DCLRE1A gene encoding DNA cross-link repair 1A protein, with translation MCCYFAMSENDGLEEDIWEYKSIRKPKSVYQNNNSVNISTSVQKANDGKCKSKGSGGRNNRKTFENKDKSKKSEQEPRQKCIQPLINPDQNLNLSKDDHIVQSQESVTTPTKRSRTCNKKQTTPNARPVYDGYCPSCQMPFSLLLAQTPRWHVTECLDTQGSTEKECPDGLLCTSTIPSHYKRYTHFILATSRAGDYFVSSSTYSPERKFTCSDATNSSCFSGLVDGTSQHEKLTRNVRNASNEDHTLVIQSSTQAKSPNVTNVNTVSSTNILKPQQTLLLTQSADDNGQLESLDFPFSQGSEASGDLDSQNDSNQLKLLLPEADFSDCEISYSPLNTDEENEEETEEEEEKKVKNSQKRLFHTQNSEDESTKKKESSCMLFTKLDCSPLQQVHRYGCLKLGGFIIQNEPCEELNGLSSLDGFVKPVSQEHMNNMFSNSGSDANQLKHPQEVLTAQSSLSLNYEITKKEFDWPTFSASVSNTGNLELKDFNACHLDYANLAVGDPSLSLKVEEEGGRSFLSRQSEVSKEPSNFLINRNKMTTNTSGTTLYQKSSQPVIEEEGSLPNTVAVPLPSMISQTLPSVSVANMKAKSISAKELKQMDIGVFFGLKPKAKEENKGKKHFGEGTQASSPITPNGKRPRQQKRKAEGSVGDTDAVTESSNKNGICVDTTSGVKRSWRKRFRESSSTEEGTKNKKCPFYKKISGTGFTVDAFQYGEIEGCVAYFLTHFHSDHYTGLTKKFTFPIYCNKITGNLVKSKLRVQEQYVHTLPMDTECIVNGIKVVLLDANHCPGATMILFCLPNGTVMLHTGDFRADPSMEHCPLLISRKIHTLYLDTTYCSPEYTFPSQQEVIQFAINTAFETVTLNPRTLVVCGTYSIGKEKVFLAIAQVLGSKVSMSQDKYKTLQCLESAAVNSLITMDWNNTLLHLLPMMQINFKGLQNHLNKFSEKFDQVLAFRPTGWTYSDSCHALADIKPQTRGKITIYGIPYSEHSSYLEMKRFVQWLKPQKIIPTVNVGDWRARNMMEKHFRDWKMEPTQQREECTFQRTCAGGGIELPRTFI, from the exons GAACATCTCTACATCTGTGCAGAAAGCAAATGATGGGAAGTGCAAATCAAAAGGAAGTGGAGGTAGGAATAAtagaaaaacatttgaaaacaagGACAAGTCCAAGAAAAGTGAACAGGAACCAAGACAGAAATGTATTCAACCACTTATAAACCCTGACCAGAACTTAAATCTATCTAAAGATGACCATATTGTGCAGTCCCAGGAAAGTGTAACTACACCAACAAAGCGAAGCAGGACttgtaacaaaaaacaaaccacaccaAATGCAAGGCCAGTTTATGATGGATACTGCCCAAGTTGCCAGATGCCTTTCTCTTTACTGTTAGCCCAGACACCTCGGTGGCATGTTACTGAATGTTTGGACACTCAAGGATCCACTGAAAAAG AGTGTCCTGATGGTCTACTGTGCACTTCCACCATTCCATCGCACTACAAGCGCTATACCCATTTCATACTTGCTACAAGCAGAGCAGGGGATTATTTTGTCAGCTCTTCAACATATAGCCCAGAGAGAAAGTTCACATGCTCTGATGCTACTAACTCAAGCTGTTTCTCAGGCCTTGTGGATGGAACCTCACAGCATGAGAAACTGACCAGGAATGTAAGAAATGCCTCAAATGAGGATCATACATTGGTGATACAGAGTTCAACACAAGCAAAATCTCCAAATGTAACCAATGTAAATACTGTGTCTTCCACAAACATTCTAAAGCCCCAACAGACTCTTCTACTTACACAGTCTGCAGATGATAATGGCCAGCTTGAGTCTTTGGATTTTCCATTTTCTCAAGGAAGCGAAGCTAGTGGAGATCTGGATAGTCAGAATGATTCTAATCAGTTAAAGCTGCTACTTCCAGAAGCTGACTTCAGTGACTGTGAAATTTCCTACTCTCCACTTAATACTGATGAGGAAAATGAAGAggaaacagaggaggaggaggagaagaaagtaAAAAATTCACAAAAGAGATTATTTCACACCCAGAACTCTGAAGATGAGAGCACCAAAAAGAAGGAATCTAGCTGTATGTTGTTTACTAAATTGGATTGTTCTCCACTTCAGCAAGTACACAGGTATGGCTGCCTTAAGCTAGGTGGTTTCATAATACAAAATGAACCTTGTGAAGAATTGAATGGACTGAGTAGTTTAGATGGTTTTGTTAAGCCTGTTTCTCAGGAGCACATGAACAACATGTTCTCTAATTCAGGAAGTGATGCTAATCAGTTAAAACACCCACAAGAGGTACTGACTGCACAATCCTCTCTTTCCCTTAATTATGAGATAACTAAGAAGGAATTTGATTGGCCAACATTCAGTGCGTCTGTTTCTAATACAGGTAATTTGGAGCTAAAAGATTTTAATGCTTGCCATTTGGATTATGCAAACTTGGCTGTGGGTGATCCATCATTGTCCTTGAAAGTCGAAGAAGAAGGTGGTAGATCTTTTCTGTCAAGGCAAAGTGAAGTTTCAAAGGAACCTAGTAACTTCCTAATCAATAGAAATAAAATGACTACTAACACAAGTGGAACTACATTATACCAGAAGAGTTCACAGCCAGTAATAGAGGAAGAAGGAAGTCTTCCTAATACAGTAGCTGTACCCCTTCCCAGTATGATCTCTCAAACGCTGCCATCTGTTTCTGTTGCAAATATGAAAGCCAAATCTATTTCAGCCAAAGAACTGAAACAAATGGACATTGGTGTTTTCTTTGGGTTAAAACCCAAAGCAAAAGAAGAGAACAAAGGAAAGAAACATTTTGGTGAGGGAACACAAGCCTCAAGTCCTATAACTCCCAATGGAAAGAGGCCCAGACAACAAAAGAGAAAAGCTGAGGGATCTGTGGGGGACACAGATGCGGTCACAGAAAGTTCAAATAAAAATGGAATCTGTGTAGATACAACATCTGGTGTGAAGCGAAGTTGGAGAAAAAGATTTAGAGAATCATCTTCTACAGAAgaaggaacaaaaaacaaaaagtgtcCCTTTTATAAGAAGATATCAG GAACTGGTTTTACAGTTGATGCATTTCAGTATGGAGAAATCGAAGGCTGCGTAGCCTATTTCCTCACTCATTTCCATTCTGATCATTATACTGGCCTaacaaaaaaatttacatttccaATCTATTGTAATAAG ATAACTGGCAACTTGGTGAAGAGTAAACTTCGAGTGCAAGAACAGTATGTCCATACATTGCCAATGGATACAGAGTGTATAGTGAATGGAATCAAAGTGGTCCTGCTTGATGCCAATCA TTGTCCAGGTGCCACAATGATCCTTTTTTGCCTTCCCAATGGAACTGTCATGCTACACACTGGGGACTTCAGGGCAGATCCTTCTATGGAGCATTGTCCTCTTCTGATCAGTCGAAAGATTCACACCCTGTACTTGGATACTAC ATACTGCAGTCCTGAATATACTTTTCCTTCTCAACAAGAGGTTATCCAGTTTGCTATCAACACTGCCTTTGAGACAGTAACTCTAAACCCACGTACATTGGTCGTCTGTGGAACCTATTCCATTGGAAAAGAAAAGGTCTTTCTAG CAATTGCTCAAGTTCTGGGCTCTAAAGTGAGCATGTCCCAAGATAAATACAAAACACTGCAGTGCTTAGAGTCAGCAGCTGTTAATTCCCTCATCACCATGGACTGGAACAATACTTTGCTTCACCTTCTTCCCATGATGCAAATTAATTTTAAG GGCTTGCAGAACCACTTAAACAAGTTCTCAGAGAAGTTTGACCAAGTTCTGGCTTTCAGGCCCACTGGATGGACGTACTCCGATTCATGTCACGCTCTGGCAGATATCAAACCTCAGACCAGGGGAAAGATCACCATATATG GGATTCCTTACAGTGAACACAGCAGTTACCTAGAAATGAAACGATTTGTCCAGTGGCTCAAGCCACAGAAAATCATCCCCACTGTAAATGTTGGTGACTGGAGAGCCAGAAACATGATGGAGAAGCATTTTAGAGACTGGAAAATGGAGCCTACTCAGCAGAGGGAAGAATGTACGTTCCAAAGGacgtgtgctgggggagggattgAACTACCCAGGACTTTTATCTAG